The Tissierella sp. genome has a segment encoding these proteins:
- a CDS encoding UDP-N-acetylmuramoyl-L-alanyl-D-glutamate--2,6-diaminopimelate ligase has protein sequence MYLRDITTDYEFDLIKGSIDINITGIKDDSRKIEKGNLFIAQKGFTVDGHNFIDMAIQNGARAIVVEENITVDKDITVIKVKDSVNALAKFSGIFHKEPWNELEMIGITGTNGKTSTTYFIKSIFEKNKKKVGIIGTIGAVIDRELIPIKNTTPNSLTIHELLKEMVDANSDTCIMEVSSHSLELKRVEYINYQVGLFTNLTKDHLDYHETMEKYFNSKLKLFYKTSKCNIINMDDIYGKKIIDVVGNRVPILTYGLKNTADIYASHIEFTLSKVRFTLNTPKGSRNILLNVPGEFSVYNGLAAASCAYAYDIDLDTIKDGLESVEGVKGRFEVVPTNTDYTVIIDFAHTADGLDKVLTVIDQFAEGRKIVVFGAGGNRDKTKRPEMGETVGKHADLSIVTSDNPRNEDPEMIIEDVLVGTKKVNGKYVKIVDRAEAIKYALDNAMPKDIILLAGKGHEAYTIVKDKTIQFDEKQIVLDYLNNKEH, from the coding sequence ATGTATTTAAGAGATATTACAACGGATTATGAGTTTGATTTAATTAAAGGAAGTATAGATATTAATATTACTGGTATAAAAGATGATTCAAGAAAAATAGAAAAAGGGAATCTATTTATTGCCCAAAAAGGATTTACTGTAGATGGTCATAATTTCATCGATATGGCAATTCAAAATGGAGCAAGAGCTATAGTTGTTGAAGAAAATATTACAGTAGATAAAGATATTACTGTCATTAAGGTTAAAGATTCAGTAAATGCTCTAGCAAAATTTTCTGGAATCTTTCATAAAGAACCATGGAATGAACTAGAGATGATAGGTATAACTGGGACTAATGGAAAGACTTCTACTACTTATTTTATAAAAAGTATATTTGAAAAAAACAAGAAAAAAGTTGGTATTATTGGAACTATAGGTGCGGTTATTGACAGGGAGCTAATTCCCATAAAAAACACAACACCAAATTCCTTAACAATCCATGAGCTACTTAAAGAAATGGTGGATGCAAATTCAGATACTTGTATAATGGAAGTCTCATCCCATTCCCTTGAATTAAAAAGAGTAGAATACATAAATTATCAAGTAGGATTATTTACAAATCTTACAAAGGACCATCTTGATTACCATGAAACAATGGAGAAATATTTTAATAGTAAATTAAAACTTTTTTATAAAACTAGTAAATGTAATATCATAAATATGGATGATATCTATGGAAAGAAAATTATAGATGTGGTAGGAAATAGAGTTCCTATATTGACTTATGGATTAAAAAATACAGCAGATATTTATGCATCTCATATAGAATTTACTTTATCTAAGGTAAGATTTACACTAAATACTCCTAAGGGTAGTAGAAATATTCTCCTAAATGTACCTGGAGAGTTCAGTGTTTACAATGGCCTAGCCGCTGCAAGTTGTGCATATGCTTATGATATTGACTTAGATACTATAAAAGATGGGTTAGAATCTGTTGAGGGTGTAAAGGGAAGATTTGAAGTAGTACCTACAAATACGGACTACACAGTTATTATTGATTTTGCTCATACTGCTGATGGTCTTGATAAAGTCCTTACAGTTATTGATCAATTTGCAGAAGGTAGAAAGATTGTTGTTTTTGGTGCTGGAGGGAATAGGGATAAGACCAAAAGGCCAGAAATGGGTGAGACAGTAGGCAAACATGCAGATCTATCCATAGTCACATCAGATAATCCAAGAAATGAAGATCCAGAGATGATAATTGAAGATGTTTTAGTCGGGACAAAGAAAGTCAATGGCAAATATGTTAAGATAGTAGATAGAGCAGAAGCTATAAAATACGCCCTAGATAATGCGATGCCTAAAGATATAATATTATTGGCAGGAAAAGGCCATGAGGCTTATACTATAGTTAAGGATAAAACAATTCAATTTGATGAAAAGCAAATCGTCCTTGACTATTTAAATAATAAAGAACATTAG
- the mraY gene encoding phospho-N-acetylmuramoyl-pentapeptide-transferase, with protein sequence MIEYIDIIRTIAISFSITLILGPIIIPMLRRLKIGQSIREEGPQTHLKKTGTPTMGGIIIFIALVITVTTSGMLNRDMYVLLISTFGFGLIGFIDDYIKVVKRRSLGLKAYQKLIGQISLATVLAIYQSSTSVLGTKLIIPFLNNQYLDLGILYVPFIVFTVVATVNAVNLTDGLDGLASGVTLIVLSFFGLIALYWGMGTISLFSTALAGACLGFLIHNAHPAKIFMGDTGSLGLGGAVSAIAILLNIPLIIPIVGGIYFIETLSVLIQVTSFKLTGKRVFLMAPLHHHFEQKGWKETKIVAVFWIVTVILCLIGIYSLI encoded by the coding sequence ATGATTGAATATATAGATATTATTAGAACTATTGCTATTTCATTTTCAATAACTTTGATACTTGGTCCAATTATTATACCGATGCTAAGAAGGTTAAAGATTGGTCAGAGTATTAGAGAAGAAGGTCCACAGACCCATCTTAAGAAAACAGGAACTCCTACGATGGGAGGAATTATCATATTTATCGCTTTAGTAATTACTGTAACAACATCAGGAATGTTAAACAGAGACATGTATGTACTGCTAATCTCTACATTTGGCTTTGGGTTGATTGGATTTATTGATGATTATATTAAGGTAGTTAAAAGAAGGTCATTAGGTCTTAAAGCTTATCAAAAGCTAATAGGTCAAATATCCCTAGCTACTGTATTAGCAATTTATCAGTCATCTACTTCTGTTTTAGGCACAAAGCTAATTATACCATTTTTGAACAATCAGTATTTAGATTTAGGTATTCTATATGTTCCATTTATTGTATTTACAGTAGTAGCTACAGTAAATGCCGTAAACTTAACTGACGGATTAGATGGATTAGCATCAGGAGTTACTTTGATAGTTCTATCGTTTTTTGGATTAATAGCATTATATTGGGGGATGGGAACCATATCTCTCTTTTCCACTGCATTAGCAGGTGCTTGCTTAGGATTTTTGATACATAATGCTCATCCAGCTAAAATTTTCATGGGGGACACTGGATCTTTAGGTTTGGGAGGAGCTGTTTCTGCTATAGCCATACTTTTAAATATTCCTTTAATCATTCCTATAGTGGGAGGAATATATTTTATAGAAACTTTATCTGTACTTATCCAAGTAACATCATTTAAGTTAACAGGAAAAAGAGTGTTTTTAATGGCACCATTACATCATCATTTTGAACAAAAAGGGTGGAAAGAAACTAAGATAGTAGCAGTATTTTGGATTGTAACAGTTATTCTTTGCTTAATAGGAATTTATAGCTTAATTTAG
- the murD gene encoding UDP-N-acetylmuramoyl-L-alanine--D-glutamate ligase — MYLKNKKVLALGLGISGLSTVKALHKLDAQIVVSDSKTEEELKDFFDKIQDIYVEKYLSTTDVPLENIDLIVKSPGIPLSVPILHEARIRNIEIITDIELAYRISPTENIIAITGTNGKTTTTTLIGEVFKKANFNSYVAGNIGVGILWDMVNSKENDVFIIEASSFQLESTTYFKPKVSLITNLTPDHLDWHGSVDNYYNAKKKVFNNQDEEDYTVLNYDDKIIRKMKDEINSNIIWFSSSEILQKGVYVENNYIVIKDGEITTKILPIKDLRLLGKHNLENALGAVGVCWAMGIEVNIIAEVLKEFKGVEHRIEFVNTIKDISFYNDSKGTNSDSTIKAIEAIDAPIILIAGGYDKGSTFDELIKAFNEKVRELILLGATREKIKETAEKYNFDNIHLVENMKEAVELAYSHGNPNDNILLSPACASWGMYNNFEERGRDFKDIVNGLEGD; from the coding sequence ATGTATCTAAAGAACAAAAAAGTTTTAGCTTTGGGTTTGGGAATTTCGGGATTATCAACTGTTAAAGCCCTTCATAAACTTGATGCACAAATTGTAGTATCTGACTCTAAAACTGAAGAAGAATTAAAAGATTTTTTTGATAAAATACAGGATATATATGTTGAAAAGTATTTAAGTACTACTGATGTACCTTTAGAAAATATAGATTTAATAGTTAAAAGTCCAGGAATTCCATTATCTGTACCTATTTTACATGAAGCACGAATTAGAAATATTGAAATCATCACAGATATAGAACTTGCATATAGGATTTCTCCTACTGAAAATATCATTGCCATAACTGGTACAAATGGAAAAACCACTACAACTACTTTAATAGGAGAGGTTTTTAAAAAGGCTAATTTCAATTCTTATGTTGCTGGCAATATTGGAGTAGGTATACTGTGGGATATGGTTAATTCCAAAGAAAATGATGTCTTTATAATAGAAGCTAGCAGCTTTCAGTTAGAGAGTACTACCTATTTTAAACCTAAGGTAAGTCTAATAACCAATCTAACTCCTGATCATTTAGACTGGCATGGTTCAGTTGACAACTATTATAATGCTAAGAAAAAGGTATTTAATAATCAAGATGAAGAGGATTATACAGTACTCAATTATGATGATAAGATAATAAGAAAAATGAAAGATGAGATTAATTCTAATATTATTTGGTTTAGTTCAAGTGAAATTTTACAAAAGGGAGTATATGTTGAAAATAACTATATAGTAATAAAAGATGGAGAAATAACAACTAAAATATTACCAATTAAGGATTTAAGGCTATTAGGCAAGCATAATTTAGAGAATGCTCTTGGTGCTGTAGGGGTCTGTTGGGCTATGGGGATAGAAGTAAATATTATAGCAGAAGTTCTGAAAGAGTTTAAAGGAGTAGAACATAGAATAGAATTTGTAAATACAATTAAGGACATTTCATTCTATAATGATTCCAAAGGTACAAATTCTGACTCAACAATAAAGGCAATTGAGGCTATAGATGCACCTATTATATTAATAGCAGGTGGATATGACAAGGGTTCTACATTTGATGAGTTAATTAAAGCTTTTAATGAGAAAGTTAGAGAATTAATACTATTAGGGGCTACAAGAGAAAAGATTAAAGAAACTGCTGAAAAATATAATTTTGACAATATACATTTAGTAGAAAATATGAAAGAAGCAGTTGAATTAGCATATAGTCATGGAAATCCTAATGACAATATTTTACTATCTCCAGCCTGTGCTTCTTGGGGTATGTACAATAATTTTGAAGAAAGAGGTCGAGATTTTAAAGACATAGTCAATGGTTTAGAGGGGGATTAA
- the ftsW gene encoding putative lipid II flippase FtsW, which produces MPKKKKIEKKKAVDFSLLMGTLTLVFIGIIMVFSSSWPEALQKYGDGYLFLKKQIIAASVGMIGLLFCMNVDYKIWKKYSFWIYLLALITGALIFSPLGMEAKGARRWIDLGFTTFMPSDAIKLGSIIFFANFLSNKKDNIKTLKQGTIPALIIIGISCGFIYIQKDLGTTITLAGTLMAMFFIAGMNLSHILLMALPIAGLGFLMLSGPENAYRRNRITAFRDPFAYKLDIGWQAVQSLYALGSGGLFGLGLGKSRQKFSYIPESYNDFIFSIIGEELGFLGTLAVSLILLLVIWRGIRIALSIEDTFGCYLASGITALITIQSLIHIAVVTSSIPTTGITLPFVSYGGTSLMIYMSAIGILLNISRYADLDRS; this is translated from the coding sequence ATGCCTAAAAAGAAAAAGATAGAAAAGAAAAAAGCTGTTGATTTTAGTTTGCTTATGGGCACTTTGACTCTAGTATTTATTGGGATAATAATGGTATTTAGTTCATCTTGGCCAGAAGCATTACAAAAATATGGAGATGGGTATCTATTTTTAAAAAAACAAATAATAGCAGCTAGTGTTGGTATGATAGGTCTATTATTTTGCATGAATGTAGATTATAAAATTTGGAAAAAGTATTCATTTTGGATATACTTACTGGCTTTGATTACTGGTGCTTTGATTTTCAGTCCTTTAGGTATGGAAGCAAAGGGAGCTAGAAGATGGATTGACCTTGGATTTACTACATTTATGCCTTCTGATGCCATTAAACTTGGATCAATTATCTTTTTCGCAAATTTTCTTTCAAATAAAAAAGATAATATTAAGACACTTAAACAAGGTACAATTCCAGCCCTAATTATTATAGGTATATCTTGTGGATTTATATATATACAAAAAGACTTAGGTACTACTATTACTTTAGCAGGTACTTTAATGGCAATGTTTTTTATTGCAGGCATGAATTTAAGCCATATTTTATTAATGGCTTTACCTATTGCAGGATTAGGTTTTTTAATGTTATCAGGGCCTGAAAATGCATATAGAAGAAACAGGATAACTGCTTTTAGGGATCCATTTGCATATAAGCTTGATATAGGATGGCAAGCAGTACAATCATTGTATGCGCTAGGTTCTGGTGGATTATTTGGTCTGGGGTTAGGTAAAAGCAGGCAGAAGTTTTCATATATACCAGAGTCTTATAATGATTTTATTTTTTCAATAATAGGAGAAGAATTGGGATTCCTAGGGACATTAGCTGTATCATTAATATTATTACTTGTTATATGGAGGGGAATACGCATAGCACTTAGTATAGAGGATACTTTTGGTTGTTATTTGGCTTCGGGAATTACTGCATTGATAACTATACAATCCTTGATTCATATAGCAGTTGTTACATCATCTATACCAACCACAGGGATAACATTACCCTTTGTTTCTTATGGAGGTACTTCACTAATGATTTATATGTCTGCAATAGGGATACTTCTTAATATCTCCAGATATGCAGATTTAGACAGGAGTTGA
- the murG gene encoding undecaprenyldiphospho-muramoylpentapeptide beta-N-acetylglucosaminyltransferase, translated as MKYLITGGGTGGHIYPALAIAKEIKDKDKNADILYVGTKKGLEAELVPKEGFLFKTIRVNGMPRKLNKESFIAINELLHGINDARKIINEFKPDLVIGTGGYVCGPVVYVAKKKKIPALIHEQNAFPGITNKILSRYVDKVAVTFDESKKYFKYPDRVVNTGNPIRKEILNIDKEEAYKLLKIDKDIPFVLSFGGSGGQKKLNDAMYYLIKESNNKSDIQIIHVTGKRFYDEFIDKLKKESIVLSNNIRVLPYMYQIPEAINIATMVVTSAGAITLAEISAIGVPSILIPKSYTAENHQEYNARAFEEKGASILVLEKDLKDDTLYDIVYNIINNKKELEIMKKHSKELGKINAAEKIYELVNMLLKEKQ; from the coding sequence GTGAAATATTTGATTACAGGTGGTGGAACTGGAGGTCATATTTATCCAGCCTTAGCCATTGCAAAAGAAATAAAAGATAAAGATAAAAATGCAGACATCCTCTATGTAGGTACTAAAAAGGGACTAGAAGCTGAATTAGTGCCAAAGGAAGGATTTTTATTTAAGACTATAAGAGTTAATGGAATGCCAAGGAAACTTAATAAAGAATCATTCATAGCTATTAATGAACTTCTTCATGGCATAAATGATGCTAGAAAGATTATAAATGAATTCAAGCCTGATCTTGTAATAGGAACAGGGGGATATGTATGTGGCCCTGTTGTGTATGTGGCAAAAAAGAAAAAAATTCCAGCCTTGATACATGAGCAAAATGCTTTTCCTGGTATTACTAACAAAATATTATCACGCTATGTTGATAAAGTAGCAGTTACCTTCGATGAATCTAAAAAGTATTTTAAATATCCAGATAGAGTAGTGAATACTGGCAATCCTATTCGTAAGGAAATATTAAATATTGATAAAGAAGAAGCCTATAAGCTATTAAAAATAGATAAAGACATTCCATTTGTTTTATCCTTTGGAGGATCTGGTGGACAGAAAAAGCTTAACGATGCAATGTACTATCTTATAAAAGAATCAAATAATAAAAGTGATATTCAAATAATCCATGTAACAGGAAAAAGGTTTTATGATGAATTTATAGATAAATTGAAGAAAGAATCCATAGTATTAAGTAATAATATAAGGGTATTGCCCTATATGTATCAGATACCTGAGGCAATTAACATTGCTACAATGGTGGTTACATCTGCAGGAGCTATTACTTTAGCAGAAATATCAGCCATAGGAGTACCAAGTATCTTAATACCCAAATCATATACAGCCGAAAACCATCAAGAGTATAATGCTAGAGCTTTTGAAGAAAAGGGAGCCTCAATATTAGTACTTGAGAAGGATTTAAAAGATGACACATTATATGATATAGTATATAACATAATCAATAATAAGAAAGAATTAGAAATCATGAAAAAACATAGCAAGGAACTTGGAAAAATAAATGCTGCAGAGAAAATTTATGAACTAGTTAATATGCTACTTAAGGAAAAACAGTAA
- the murA gene encoding UDP-N-acetylglucosamine 1-carboxyvinyltransferase, with protein MEKYIINGGGKLTGEVSITGAKNSVLPILAATVIGGSKSTIMNIPNLRDVEIMESILLSLGCNVEKMGNMMVIDTGPLNKTKVPDELVREMRSSIILMGAMLARCGEVEISYPGGCEIGPRPIDLHLKALRDMGTEIEESHGYLHCKTKGLKGCDIQLDYPSVGATENIILAGVKAEGKTVIRNAAREPEIIDLQNYLNKAGAKVSGAGTSVITIEGVKKLNNVTHSIIPDRIVAGTLMTAAAITGGDIIINNIIVDHLLGITAKLRETGVLVYSNCSSIKVTGPKKINPIEMLQTLPYPGFPTDMQAQMMSLLSIAGGTSIISETVFENRFKHAEELSRMGANIKSFGKVAVIKGVKELTGAKTTAKDLRGGAALVLAGLVAKGTTEVHNIFHIERGYEDLHLTLQSLGADIIKID; from the coding sequence GTGGAAAAGTATATTATTAATGGTGGGGGCAAATTAACAGGTGAGGTGTCTATTACAGGAGCGAAAAACTCAGTATTGCCTATTTTAGCAGCTACTGTTATAGGTGGAAGCAAGAGTACAATTATGAATATCCCTAATCTTAGAGATGTTGAAATAATGGAGAGTATATTATTATCTTTAGGATGCAATGTAGAAAAGATGGGTAATATGATGGTAATAGATACAGGCCCACTAAACAAAACTAAAGTACCTGACGAGTTAGTAAGAGAAATGAGGTCATCAATTATATTGATGGGAGCTATGCTTGCTAGATGTGGTGAGGTTGAAATTTCTTACCCAGGTGGTTGTGAAATTGGACCTAGACCTATTGACCTGCATCTTAAAGCCCTAAGAGATATGGGAACAGAAATTGAAGAATCCCATGGTTATCTACATTGCAAAACAAAAGGCCTTAAGGGTTGCGATATACAACTAGACTACCCGTCTGTAGGTGCTACTGAGAACATAATCTTGGCAGGAGTCAAGGCAGAAGGAAAAACAGTAATTAGAAATGCAGCAAGAGAACCAGAAATAATTGATTTACAAAACTACTTAAATAAGGCTGGAGCGAAAGTTTCTGGAGCTGGAACATCTGTTATTACAATTGAAGGAGTTAAAAAATTAAATAATGTAACACATAGTATAATACCAGATAGAATTGTAGCAGGAACATTAATGACTGCAGCTGCAATAACTGGAGGAGACATAATCATAAATAATATAATTGTAGATCATCTCTTAGGTATTACTGCAAAATTAAGAGAAACTGGAGTGTTAGTATATAGTAATTGTAGCTCCATTAAAGTAACTGGACCCAAGAAAATAAATCCAATTGAAATGTTACAGACTTTGCCTTATCCTGGATTTCCAACGGATATGCAGGCTCAAATGATGTCCCTTCTATCAATTGCTGGTGGAACAAGTATAATCTCCGAAACCGTATTTGAAAATAGGTTCAAGCATGCAGAAGAACTTAGCCGAATGGGTGCAAATATTAAATCATTTGGCAAAGTAGCTGTTATAAAAGGTGTAAAGGAACTGACTGGAGCTAAGACTACAGCAAAAGATTTAAGAGGTGGAGCTGCTTTGGTGTTGGCAGGACTTGTAGCAAAGGGTACTACGGAAGTGCATAATATTTTTCACATTGAAAGAGGATATGAAGATTTACACTTGACTCTTCAAAGTCTAGGTGCAGATATAATTAAGATAGACTAG